One genomic window of Caldivirga maquilingensis IC-167 includes the following:
- a CDS encoding radical SAM protein, producing MINFKINIFNTYPRIAQIEISTSCNASCIYCPRTVLRSEWISRFMDLKLYSRVIKELLSMGSVRYVHLQGWGESLLHPNLSSIINEVRNNVNFGLTTNGMLLNEHYARMLLESGIDIIAVTFAGTFPSTHNAIRRGCDFNILINNVRELIKIKDMLKSGSRVVASYIMMPVNIHELPDFIELVNNLGIEEVVLDNLSYILNKDMIMSKAFSDPMEREFKIYERIINLTLRRARELGIKLFTYSLNCWELTECPERPTETIFINVDGYVSPCVFLNLPTRSNYIPRCFMGKCFKVKKVIFGNLNNDRIMNIWNSEAYREFRFKFIRRHQDSTSINEYSMDLMPPSPCITCYRLYGV from the coding sequence ATCATTAATTTTAAAATAAATATTTTTAATACTTATCCACGAATAGCCCAAATAGAAATCTCCACCTCATGTAATGCATCATGTATTTACTGCCCACGTACGGTATTGAGGAGTGAGTGGATTTCTAGGTTCATGGACCTTAAATTATACAGTCGCGTGATAAAGGAGTTACTAAGCATGGGGTCTGTGAGGTACGTGCACTTACAGGGGTGGGGTGAATCCCTCTTACACCCCAATCTTTCAAGCATTATTAATGAAGTTCGTAATAATGTTAATTTCGGTCTCACAACAAATGGAATGTTACTAAATGAGCATTATGCACGTATGTTATTAGAATCAGGGATTGATATAATTGCAGTGACTTTCGCGGGGACTTTTCCATCAACACATAATGCTATAAGGAGAGGCTGTGACTTCAATATTCTCATTAATAACGTAAGAGAACTCATTAAAATTAAGGACATGTTAAAGAGTGGTTCCAGAGTAGTAGCTAGTTATATCATGATGCCAGTAAATATCCACGAATTACCCGACTTCATAGAGCTGGTCAATAACCTGGGGATTGAGGAAGTAGTGCTTGACAACCTATCGTATATATTAAATAAGGATATGATTATGTCAAAGGCATTCTCAGACCCCATGGAGAGAGAATTTAAGATCTACGAACGTATAATTAATTTAACACTAAGAAGGGCTAGGGAGTTAGGCATTAAATTATTCACATACTCACTAAATTGCTGGGAACTCACTGAATGTCCTGAGAGGCCCACTGAAACCATATTCATAAATGTTGATGGCTATGTCTCACCATGCGTCTTCCTAAACCTACCAACAAGAAGTAACTATATACCCCGTTGCTTCATGGGTAAATGTTTTAAAGTAAAGAAGGTAATCTTCGGGAACTTAAACAATGATAGAATTATGAACATATGGAATAGTGAAGCCTATCGAGAATTTAGGTTTAAATTTATAAGAAGACACCAAGACTCTACTTCTATCAATGAATATAGCATGGATTTAATGCCACCCAGTCCATGCATTACCTGCTATAGATTATACGGTGTTTAA
- the gatD gene encoding Glu-tRNA(Gln) amidotransferase subunit GatD, whose translation MAYSERVKALLGGIGEFSRVRVRLKDGSTLEGLILPRPEVGDPDVLLVKLENGYNAGIHVDKIQAVEVLGKYEPPKVEVPSYGTVMTVKGTGGRVRFVATGGTIMSRVDYVTGAVYPSFSLEDLYLMYPELRGLASIEMVNLMSIFSEDMTPTRWSMIAEEACRAFNDGVVGVVVLHGTDTMHYTAAALAFAIKSAPGPVVLVGAQRSSDRPSSDSFENLYAATLVASQAKFAESVVAMHDNTSDGVVAVHRGVRVRKMHTSRRDAFISVNHEPIAKVLTKEGKLIMNTSDYKGRGRLECSTRFDDKVALIKYYPGMSSELLDYLVDKGYHGIVIEGTGFGHVGEWLLKPIARAIESGIPVVISSQTIFGRVNLNVYRRGVELLRIGVIPSEDMHPETAFVKLSWVLANSSRDLNEVRRLMLTPLAYEINQRTRPMDYVVKPSVPKD comes from the coding sequence GTGGCTTACTCTGAACGGGTTAAGGCACTTCTAGGGGGGATTGGGGAGTTTAGTAGGGTTAGGGTGCGTTTAAAGGATGGCTCGACACTGGAGGGTTTAATACTGCCTAGGCCTGAGGTGGGTGATCCTGATGTACTACTGGTGAAGCTTGAGAATGGTTACAACGCCGGTATTCATGTTGATAAGATACAGGCAGTGGAGGTTCTAGGTAAATATGAGCCACCTAAGGTTGAGGTACCATCATACGGTACTGTGATGACTGTAAAGGGTACTGGGGGTAGGGTTAGGTTCGTGGCCACTGGGGGTACTATAATGTCTAGGGTTGATTACGTCACTGGGGCTGTTTACCCAAGCTTCAGTCTGGAGGATCTTTACTTAATGTACCCTGAGTTAAGGGGTTTAGCATCAATAGAGATGGTTAACTTAATGTCAATATTCAGTGAGGACATGACTCCAACCAGGTGGAGTATGATTGCTGAGGAGGCGTGTAGGGCCTTTAATGATGGTGTTGTTGGTGTTGTTGTCCTACATGGTACAGACACAATGCACTACACGGCCGCTGCATTAGCCTTCGCCATTAAGTCAGCCCCAGGTCCAGTTGTTCTCGTGGGTGCCCAGAGGAGTAGTGATAGGCCTTCAAGCGACTCCTTTGAGAACCTTTACGCAGCAACCCTAGTGGCTTCCCAGGCTAAATTCGCCGAGTCCGTGGTTGCGATGCATGATAACACCAGTGATGGTGTGGTGGCTGTTCATAGGGGTGTGAGGGTTAGGAAAATGCACACGTCCAGGAGGGATGCCTTCATATCGGTGAACCATGAACCAATAGCCAAGGTACTGACCAAGGAGGGTAAGTTAATAATGAATACCAGTGACTATAAGGGGAGGGGGCGATTGGAGTGTAGTACTAGGTTTGATGATAAGGTGGCTTTAATCAAGTATTACCCAGGCATGAGTAGTGAATTACTGGATTACCTGGTGGATAAGGGTTACCACGGCATAGTAATAGAGGGCACTGGTTTCGGTCACGTGGGGGAGTGGTTACTTAAGCCAATAGCTAGAGCCATTGAATCAGGCATACCCGTGGTAATATCCAGTCAGACAATATTCGGTAGGGTTAACTTAAATGTGTATAGGAGGGGTGTGGAGTTGCTTAGGATTGGTGTAATACCAAGTGAGGACATGCATCCTGAAACCGCCTTCGTTAAATTATCATGGGTCTTAGCCAACTCCTCAAGGGATCTTAATGAGGTTAGGAGACTCATGCTTACGCCACTTGCCTATGAGATTAATCAAAGGACAAGACCCATGGATTACGTGGTTAAGCCAAGTGTGCCCAAGGATTAG
- a CDS encoding L-aspartate oxidase, with amino-acid sequence MIYIIGSGIAGLSAAISLKMSNYPVTVITKRVQGGSSYESRGGIAAATAPNDSPELHAQDTIAVGDGLCDVKSVDYFTREALEAIETLEKWGFEFDKDLRLEAGHSRRRVHHRMDSTGMFLTNFLLKLATKLGINIVEDRVMALKVRGNVVKGFITTGGVSIDDADSVILATGGYAYLWSYTSNPRDNTGDGVALAFRAGAVVGDLEFVQFHPTVTVIDGESFLLTETLRGEGAVLINDKGERFAFKYHEKGELAPRDVLSRAIYNEYRLGRRVYMDLKPIDNFEIKFPSVNEFLRRHGLTRNDLIPVVPGAHYSIGGVRVNIRGESTIRGLYAIGEVANTGLHGANRLASNSLLEALVMGINMPLHIGEDWEGPDLNDGEVLNVKLPSGSREMGLEEIRRLNWDYLGIIRDGDELSRLISIYEDVYLTGIDEWSNAALISYLTAKAALMRKESRGSHYRADYPSRDDARFRRRIYFRMMDHD; translated from the coding sequence ATGATCTACATAATCGGTAGTGGTATAGCGGGGCTTTCAGCCGCGATTTCACTGAAGATGAGTAATTACCCAGTTACCGTGATTACTAAGAGGGTTCAGGGAGGCTCAAGCTACGAATCAAGGGGTGGAATAGCAGCCGCAACGGCACCCAATGATTCACCTGAGCTCCATGCCCAAGACACCATAGCCGTGGGTGATGGATTATGCGATGTTAAGTCAGTGGATTACTTCACAAGGGAGGCCCTAGAGGCCATAGAGACCTTGGAGAAATGGGGGTTTGAGTTCGATAAGGACCTTAGGCTTGAGGCAGGTCATAGTAGGAGAAGGGTTCACCATAGGATGGACTCCACAGGCATGTTCCTAACGAACTTCCTACTTAAACTAGCCACTAAGCTTGGTATCAATATTGTTGAGGATAGGGTTATGGCATTGAAGGTTAGGGGTAATGTTGTTAAAGGCTTCATAACCACTGGGGGTGTTTCCATAGATGATGCCGACTCTGTGATATTGGCAACGGGCGGTTACGCCTACCTCTGGAGCTACACCTCAAACCCACGTGACAATACAGGCGATGGTGTTGCCTTAGCCTTTAGGGCTGGTGCCGTTGTTGGTGACTTGGAATTCGTTCAATTCCACCCCACGGTCACTGTAATAGACGGCGAATCCTTCCTATTAACAGAGACCCTTAGGGGTGAGGGCGCGGTTTTAATTAATGATAAGGGTGAGAGATTCGCTTTCAAGTACCATGAAAAGGGTGAATTAGCACCTAGGGATGTGTTGTCCAGGGCTATTTACAATGAGTATAGGCTTGGGCGCAGGGTTTACATGGATTTAAAGCCCATTGATAATTTCGAGATCAAATTCCCATCAGTTAACGAATTCCTGAGACGCCATGGACTTACCAGGAATGACTTAATACCCGTAGTCCCAGGTGCCCATTACTCAATAGGTGGCGTTAGGGTTAATATCAGGGGTGAATCAACAATAAGGGGACTCTATGCAATCGGTGAAGTTGCGAATACGGGGCTACACGGCGCCAATAGACTAGCCAGTAATTCACTGCTCGAGGCCCTGGTCATGGGAATCAACATGCCATTGCACATTGGTGAGGATTGGGAAGGCCCAGACCTAAACGATGGGGAGGTTCTGAACGTTAAACTACCAAGTGGTAGTCGTGAGATGGGTCTTGAGGAAATTAGGAGGCTTAATTGGGATTACCTGGGTATTATTAGGGATGGGGATGAATTAAGTAGATTAATCAGTATTTATGAGGATGTTTATTTAACAGGGATTGATGAGTGGTCGAATGCGGCATTGATTTCCTACTTAACGGCTAAGGCAGCCTTAATGAGAAAAGAGTCACGGGGCTCACATTACAGGGCTGATTATCCTAGTAGGGATGATGCCAGGTTCAGAAGAAGGATTTACTTCAGGATGATGGATCATGATTAA
- a CDS encoding putative sulfate exporter family transporter: protein MGADGILIYLLLIGLFISNVIFYKKLPTVLEAGARTEWYIKTAIVLLGALIGASSLRYMTIAITLVERSLIAIVAAYLIYWPISYFLSYKLFKLDNKWAATLASGVSICGVSAAIATAAAIGAPSIIPATVSSIIVLFAVVELVILPFVAASILKWAPYAAGAWMGLSVKTDGAAAASGALADALISNQPGLAVYKTWVMNTAVMTKVFIDIWIGLWAFILAVIWLMIVEKKPGQKVPAIMIWFRFPKFVLGYISTWLILWGVGFTVGAVVASKFMVGGITPQTELFRYFFFALTFMSIGLVTRFRTLAEIKAGRMIIAYVVSLIIIIFIALGPSIAFFAGLPPPK, encoded by the coding sequence GTGGGTGCTGATGGCATATTGATATACTTACTCCTAATTGGTTTGTTTATATCAAACGTTATCTTTTACAAGAAATTACCTACCGTTCTCGAGGCAGGTGCTAGGACTGAGTGGTACATAAAAACAGCCATCGTGCTACTTGGGGCATTGATTGGTGCATCATCACTTAGGTACATGACAATAGCTATTACTTTGGTTGAGAGATCATTAATCGCGATAGTTGCCGCTTACTTAATTTACTGGCCAATATCATACTTCCTCTCTTATAAGTTGTTTAAACTTGACAATAAATGGGCAGCTACATTGGCCTCAGGCGTAAGCATATGCGGTGTTTCTGCAGCCATAGCAACAGCAGCCGCAATAGGTGCGCCATCAATCATTCCAGCCACTGTGTCATCCATAATAGTTCTCTTCGCGGTAGTAGAGTTGGTAATACTACCTTTCGTTGCGGCTTCAATACTTAAGTGGGCTCCCTACGCGGCCGGTGCCTGGATGGGGTTGAGTGTCAAGACTGATGGTGCAGCTGCTGCAAGCGGTGCTTTGGCTGACGCCTTAATTAGTAATCAACCCGGTCTTGCGGTTTATAAGACGTGGGTTATGAACACAGCAGTCATGACTAAGGTATTCATTGATATATGGATTGGCTTGTGGGCATTCATACTAGCCGTGATATGGCTGATGATTGTTGAGAAGAAGCCAGGGCAGAAGGTGCCGGCAATAATGATTTGGTTTAGGTTCCCGAAGTTCGTGCTGGGTTATATAAGCACGTGGCTAATACTATGGGGTGTAGGCTTCACTGTGGGTGCCGTGGTAGCTTCTAAGTTTATGGTGGGTGGTATAACGCCACAGACTGAGTTATTTAGGTACTTCTTCTTTGCCTTAACCTTCATGTCCATAGGACTAGTCACCAGGTTTAGAACCCTCGCTGAGATAAAGGCAGGGCGTATGATAATTGCTTACGTGGTGTCGTTAATTATCATTATCTTCATAGCCCTTGGTCCCTCAATAGCCTTCTTCGCTGGATTACCACCACCTAAGTGA
- a CDS encoding SRPBCC family protein gives MANLHYSGSFNLTKPPREVTGALSNLSLVIKCIPNVTSYELISESKAKVRFRVDLGDEVPVAELRRVTSDTVIEVTEASESSIRLRVNGRAAGSSIEVTLSIIVEPNNGGSRVNWSADAGLGRLLQMMGRFINIDSMVERIANDTINGIVKCLS, from the coding sequence GTGGCTAACCTACATTACAGTGGTTCATTCAACTTAACCAAACCCCCCAGGGAGGTCACTGGGGCTTTATCTAATTTAAGCCTAGTAATCAAGTGCATCCCCAACGTCACCAGCTACGAGTTAATTAGTGAATCAAAGGCTAAGGTTAGGTTCAGGGTTGACCTAGGCGATGAAGTACCGGTGGCTGAATTAAGGAGGGTGACATCAGATACTGTTATTGAGGTTACTGAGGCATCGGAAAGCAGTATTAGGCTGAGGGTGAATGGTAGGGCTGCTGGTAGTTCAATAGAAGTCACATTAAGCATAATCGTTGAACCCAATAATGGTGGTTCCAGGGTTAATTGGAGCGCCGATGCGGGTTTAGGTAGGCTTCTTCAAATGATGGGTAGGTTCATTAACATTGATTCAATGGTGGAGAGGATAGCTAATGATACGATTAATGGTATAGTAAAATGCCTTAGTTAA
- a CDS encoding FAD-dependent oxidoreductase, whose amino-acid sequence MANPNPDVVVIGGGVNGLFAALDLSLRGFQVVLLERNVIGSGASGRMHGLLHSGARYVATDPKAAVECAEENRIIASIAPHAVENTGGYYVAVDKDDEEYREQFIKGLRAVNIDYREVDPRDALREEPNLNPEVKAVVEVPDKVVFAKDLLFSVAASAYREGALIIQGAEVVGFNISGSMIDEVVVKDHVTGDIRRIRPRVIAVTAGPWTYKVVKMANIEVDMMPTMGVMVVYRRRLTGRVINRMRMPSDGDILLPYASSSIVGTTAVIVDDPDNLTISSDDIDFLTSEGSRMVPMLTKVDVVRAYASVRPLIKMPGVNAREAARDFAIIKHEKPSNLISVIGGKFTTGRLVGERLSDEVSGLLGSSKGSMTRNHPLFGANLYEDLRELDNPLRSLALDFKGSIDEERGRVAALTLLVSEVTRSSRRLMGWS is encoded by the coding sequence ATGGCGAATCCAAACCCAGATGTAGTTGTGATTGGTGGTGGAGTTAATGGATTATTTGCGGCCTTGGATTTATCATTAAGGGGTTTCCAGGTGGTATTACTGGAGAGGAATGTCATCGGTAGTGGGGCAAGCGGCAGGATGCATGGCCTACTCCACAGTGGAGCCAGGTATGTGGCCACTGACCCTAAGGCTGCCGTGGAGTGTGCTGAGGAGAATAGGATAATAGCAAGCATAGCTCCCCATGCAGTTGAGAATACTGGTGGTTATTACGTAGCTGTGGATAAGGATGATGAGGAGTACAGGGAACAGTTCATTAAGGGGTTAAGGGCCGTTAACATTGATTATAGGGAAGTTGATCCTAGGGATGCACTTAGGGAGGAGCCTAACTTAAACCCTGAGGTGAAGGCTGTGGTTGAGGTTCCAGATAAGGTGGTGTTCGCTAAGGATCTATTATTCAGCGTAGCTGCGTCAGCTTATAGGGAAGGTGCCTTAATAATTCAGGGTGCTGAGGTGGTCGGCTTTAACATAAGTGGTAGCATGATTGATGAGGTTGTGGTTAAGGATCACGTGACTGGGGATATTAGGAGAATTAGGCCAAGGGTTATTGCGGTTACTGCTGGTCCATGGACGTATAAGGTGGTTAAGATGGCTAACATTGAGGTTGATATGATGCCTACAATGGGTGTTATGGTTGTTTATAGGCGTAGATTAACTGGAAGGGTCATAAATAGGATGAGGATGCCCTCTGATGGCGATATACTCCTACCCTACGCCTCATCATCAATAGTAGGAACAACAGCAGTCATAGTTGATGACCCGGATAACTTAACCATATCCAGTGATGACATTGACTTCCTCACCTCAGAGGGTTCAAGAATGGTTCCAATGCTGACTAAGGTTGATGTGGTTAGGGCCTATGCCTCAGTTAGGCCATTAATTAAAATGCCTGGGGTTAATGCAAGGGAAGCTGCCAGGGACTTCGCTATTATTAAGCATGAGAAGCCAAGTAACCTAATATCAGTAATAGGGGGAAAGTTCACCACAGGCAGGTTGGTTGGTGAGAGGCTTAGTGACGAGGTCAGTGGACTATTGGGTTCAAGTAAGGGGTCAATGACTAGGAATCATCCATTATTCGGCGCTAATCTTTACGAGGACTTAAGGGAGCTGGATAACCCACTACGTAGCCTTGCCTTAGACTTCAAGGGCAGTATAGATGAGGAGAGGGGTAGGGTTGCTGCCTTAACACTACTAGTCAGTGAGGTAACTAGGAGTAGTAGGAGGTTAATGGGGTGGTCCTAG
- the glpK gene encoding glycerol kinase GlpK: MVSGSYILAIDQGTTGTRAVLFSHDGSLIGYSYREHTQIYPKPAWVEHNPLEIWGNTKLVIKEVIEYTRINPREIAAIGVTNQRETTVIWDPRNGQPVYNAIVWQDRRTSQMVDYLKQNYLGMIQERTGLVPDAYFSGTKIWWLLDNVPGLRDRARRGEVVFGTIDTWIIWNLTRGSKDVLTPERSGAHVIDYSNASRTMIFNIHKLDWDNELLEVEGKIPRDVLPLPRPSSDKAIYGYTGPEVSQILNGVNIPVCGDAGDQQAALFGQVGFDTGEVKSTYGTGNFILMNTGDKPVKSRMNLLTTVYYSLEEGKALYALEGSVFITGAAVQWFRDGLKAIEVSDEIEPLAASASDTGGVYFVPAFVGLGAPYWDQYARGLIIGITRGTERRHIARAILESIAYLTRDVLEAMMSDTGVKIPRIKVDGGAAKDNFLMQFQADITGIEVWRPVIFETTSLGAGYLAGLAVGFWNNLEEIKQNWRLDKVFKPRMDPETRERLYNGWKAAVKRALGWAKEVPWAYGLG; encoded by the coding sequence ATGGTTAGTGGTAGTTACATCTTAGCCATAGATCAAGGGACAACAGGCACTAGGGCAGTCTTATTCAGTCACGATGGTTCGTTAATCGGTTACTCATACCGTGAGCACACTCAAATATACCCTAAGCCTGCGTGGGTTGAGCATAATCCATTGGAGATTTGGGGGAATACTAAACTAGTCATTAAGGAGGTGATCGAGTACACTAGGATTAATCCTAGGGAGATAGCGGCAATTGGGGTTACTAATCAGAGGGAGACCACGGTTATTTGGGATCCAAGGAATGGGCAACCAGTCTACAATGCCATTGTCTGGCAGGATAGGAGGACGTCACAGATGGTTGATTACCTTAAGCAGAATTACCTAGGCATGATTCAGGAGAGGACAGGTCTCGTTCCTGACGCCTACTTCTCCGGTACTAAGATATGGTGGTTACTGGATAATGTGCCGGGGCTTAGGGATAGGGCTAGGAGGGGTGAGGTGGTGTTTGGGACTATTGATACTTGGATTATCTGGAACCTAACTAGGGGTAGTAAGGATGTACTCACCCCTGAGAGGAGTGGGGCTCACGTAATTGATTACAGTAATGCGTCTAGGACCATGATCTTTAATATTCATAAACTTGACTGGGATAATGAATTACTTGAGGTTGAGGGTAAGATACCGAGGGATGTACTCCCGTTACCAAGGCCATCAAGCGATAAGGCCATCTACGGGTACACAGGCCCTGAAGTTTCCCAAATACTCAATGGTGTTAACATACCTGTATGTGGGGATGCTGGGGATCAGCAGGCGGCCTTATTCGGGCAGGTGGGTTTTGATACCGGTGAGGTTAAGTCAACCTACGGTACAGGTAACTTCATACTAATGAATACCGGTGATAAACCAGTGAAGTCTAGGATGAATCTATTAACCACGGTCTACTACTCACTTGAGGAGGGGAAGGCATTATACGCACTTGAGGGTAGTGTATTCATCACTGGTGCTGCAGTGCAGTGGTTTAGGGATGGGCTTAAGGCCATTGAGGTTTCTGATGAAATAGAGCCCCTTGCAGCCAGTGCCAGTGACACCGGTGGTGTTTACTTCGTACCAGCATTCGTCGGCTTAGGTGCACCATACTGGGATCAGTACGCTAGGGGTTTAATCATTGGTATTACCCGTGGTACTGAGAGGAGGCATATTGCAAGGGCTATTCTCGAGTCAATAGCCTACTTGACTAGGGATGTGCTTGAGGCTATGATGAGTGATACTGGGGTTAAGATACCTAGGATTAAGGTTGATGGTGGTGCAGCTAAGGATAATTTCCTAATGCAGTTCCAAGCCGATATTACCGGTATTGAGGTTTGGAGGCCCGTGATTTTTGAAACAACATCACTAGGCGCCGGTTACCTGGCCGGATTAGCCGTAGGCTTCTGGAATAATTTAGAGGAAATCAAGCAGAATTGGAGGCTTGATAAGGTCTTTAAACCAAGGATGGATCCTGAAACCAGGGAGAGGCTTTACAATGGATGGAAGGCGGCGGTTAAGAGGGCATTAGGCTGGGCTAAGGAGGTACCGTGGGCTTATGGGCTTGGTTAA
- a CDS encoding pyridoxal phosphate-dependent aminotransferase — protein sequence MEIGHFKWLSEHKVDLNIASSGMIPVSRSDVEKLGEPTDIMEALSNIYNVSTKAIALTHGTQEGNFAVLSAIKDAVDQVITVVPEYEPIRVLPSFLGLRRIEVKVNHGLSELINYIKPRSALFFSNPNNPLGMHLSRGEIRDLADEARRKGSYLIIDSIFLEFVTSDLRDLPLENTAYTFSTSKFYTVDSFKVGWIIGDEELIRRAVNVINLVSPLVIGLEASYVSIMLQNRDWFRRRNLSIISPNRESLMSISESLGNLIKVTYFNHMPIAYVTTKCNVDSLELANELLRRGVLTVPGFYFGINNGIRIGLGSVNHDTFTKALNVMVNVITGLCTR from the coding sequence ATGGAGATAGGGCACTTTAAATGGTTAAGTGAACATAAGGTTGACTTAAACATTGCCAGCAGCGGTATGATACCGGTTAGTAGGAGTGACGTGGAAAAGTTGGGTGAACCCACTGATATCATGGAGGCTCTGAGCAACATCTATAATGTATCCACTAAGGCTATTGCGTTAACCCATGGTACACAGGAGGGCAATTTCGCAGTCCTATCGGCAATTAAAGATGCTGTGGATCAGGTTATAACAGTGGTGCCTGAGTATGAGCCGATTAGGGTTTTACCAAGTTTCCTTGGGCTTAGGCGAATTGAGGTTAAGGTGAATCACGGGTTAAGTGAATTAATCAACTATATTAAACCCAGGTCAGCTTTATTCTTCTCCAATCCAAATAATCCACTGGGCATGCACTTAAGTAGGGGTGAGATTAGGGATCTTGCTGATGAGGCTAGGAGGAAGGGCTCATACTTAATCATTGATTCAATATTCCTTGAATTCGTCACAAGTGATTTACGTGACCTACCCCTGGAGAATACCGCATACACCTTTAGTACCTCTAAATTCTACACTGTTGATTCCTTTAAGGTTGGTTGGATTATTGGTGATGAGGAGCTTATTCGAAGAGCCGTTAACGTAATTAACCTAGTAAGCCCCCTGGTTATTGGACTTGAGGCATCCTACGTCTCCATAATGCTCCAGAATAGGGATTGGTTTAGGAGAAGAAACCTAAGCATAATTTCACCTAATAGGGAATCATTAATGAGTATTAGTGAATCATTAGGTAACTTAATTAAGGTAACTTACTTCAATCACATGCCCATAGCCTACGTAACCACTAAGTGCAATGTTGACAGTCTTGAATTAGCCAATGAATTATTAAGAAGAGGAGTCTTAACTGTTCCAGGATTCTACTTCGGTATTAATAATGGAATTAGGATTGGCTTAGGCTCAGTTAACCACGACACATTCACTAAGGCGCTTAACGTAATGGTTAACGTGATTACGGGCTTATGCACCAGGTAA
- a CDS encoding DUF1286 domain-containing protein — MRFRTHVVFSIGLTALIESALGISNIILLLGSSLVLSYLINFLIDALGHEEKNGFTHRSPRTHTMSRSFTLGLIISLLVALFLYYMTPIGAYNALIIVLMGPLTGWSHMLLDALTEGGIYIRRNGRWVRFALAHFKYNNTVLNWLFTIIGILLLIKSLVT, encoded by the coding sequence ATGCGGTTTAGAACACATGTAGTCTTCTCAATTGGCTTAACAGCGTTAATTGAGTCGGCCCTGGGAATAAGTAACATTATCCTCCTCCTAGGATCCTCACTGGTTTTATCATATTTAATTAACTTCCTCATAGATGCTCTTGGACATGAGGAGAAGAATGGATTCACCCATAGATCACCTAGAACACACACCATGAGTAGATCATTCACACTCGGCTTAATCATAAGCCTACTGGTGGCTTTATTCCTCTACTACATGACACCCATAGGCGCATATAATGCGTTAATCATAGTATTAATGGGTCCTTTAACCGGGTGGAGCCACATGCTTCTAGACGCCTTAACGGAGGGAGGCATATACATTAGGAGGAATGGGAGGTGGGTTAGATTCGCCCTAGCCCACTTTAAGTATAATAATACTGTATTAAACTGGTTATTCACTATAATTGGAATTCTACTACTCATTAAGTCACTAGTAACGTAG
- a CDS encoding helix-turn-helix domain-containing protein: MVTRLYVRLHHYHDWTEATADYPSIETSMVYYYPFFDKGYSIEGIVAQGTKYGELKTFLRRLPHLANIVDVIYINKINNHLYEVFFLGDIRGMVKYVILNEGGIVINSKVKNGTKDFTVYLINDHEEKISSLYEKLNNYGELLNFITNKIPGNIPLFNRSTLPYLTNTEGKILVYAYLNGYFDRSRKINLNNIAAKFNVSKATVDAHLRNAIKKILNAYFIRDMNAMRY; this comes from the coding sequence ATGGTTACTAGATTATATGTGAGACTTCATCATTATCATGATTGGACTGAAGCCACGGCCGATTATCCAAGTATTGAAACTAGCATGGTATATTACTATCCATTTTTCGATAAGGGCTACAGTATCGAGGGCATAGTAGCACAGGGTACAAAATATGGTGAATTAAAAACTTTCTTAAGGAGATTACCTCACTTAGCCAATATAGTGGATGTGATATATATAAATAAGATTAATAATCATTTATATGAAGTATTCTTTCTAGGCGACATTAGGGGTATGGTAAAATATGTAATATTAAATGAGGGGGGTATTGTAATAAACTCAAAGGTTAAGAATGGAACCAAGGACTTTACAGTATATTTAATAAATGATCATGAGGAAAAAATATCATCATTATATGAAAAACTTAATAATTATGGTGAATTACTGAACTTCATAACTAATAAAATACCCGGAAATATTCCACTTTTTAATCGTAGTACTTTACCTTACTTAACAAATACTGAGGGAAAAATACTAGTATATGCATATTTAAATGGGTATTTCGATCGATCAAGAAAGATAAATCTTAATAATATTGCTGCAAAGTTCAATGTAAGTAAGGCAACGGTCGATGCGCATCTAAGAAATGCAATAAAGAAAATCCTTAATGCATACTTTATAAGAGATATGAATGCAATGCGTTACTGA